The following are from one region of the Bacteroidales bacterium genome:
- a CDS encoding HPF/RaiA family ribosome-associated protein, translating into MRLNINAVHFKADKKLIAFIKEKMEKITQVFEGVIDTEVSLKVENSDMRENKITEILVTIPGNNFYVKKQSATFEESADEAVEALRRQLKKYKEKVRGNH; encoded by the coding sequence ATGAGATTAAACATCAATGCTGTTCATTTCAAGGCTGACAAGAAACTTATCGCCTTTATCAAGGAGAAGATGGAAAAGATCACCCAGGTATTCGAAGGGGTAATCGACACAGAGGTATCGCTTAAAGTCGAAAATTCGGATATGCGGGAGAATAAGATTACGGAGATCCTGGTAACTATACCAGGGAATAATTTCTATGTTAAAAAACAAAGTGCAACATTCGAAGAGTCTGCAGATGAAGCTGTTGAAGCGCTGAGACGGCAGTTAAAGAAATATAAGGAAAAGGTAAGGGGTAATCACTAA
- the tuf gene encoding elongation factor Tu, which yields MAKETFQRTKPHVNIGTIGHVDHGKTTLTAAITLNLQDKGLATFKSFDEIDNAPEEKARGITINTAHIEYETVNRHYAHVDCPGHADYVKNMVTGAAQMDGAILVVAATDGPMPQTREHILLARQVGVPKIVVFMSKVDMVDDEELIDLVDMEIRELLTFYGFDGDNTPVIRGSALGALNKEPKWIEKIWELMEACDTWIPLPKRDIDKPFLMPVEDVFSITGRGTVATGRIEQGVIKVGEAVEIIGLGAEKLKSVVTGVEMFRKILDRGEAGDNAGLLLRGIDKDSVRRGQVIAAPGSITPHTHFKAQVYILKKEEGGRHTPFHDKYRPQFYFRTTDVTGEIQLPEGVEMIMPGDNLAITVKLIHEVAMDKGLRFAIREGGRTVGAGQVIEIIA from the coding sequence ATGGCTAAAGAAACCTTTCAACGTACTAAACCGCACGTGAATATCGGCACGATTGGTCACGTTGACCATGGAAAGACCACCCTTACTGCAGCCATCACCCTGAACTTGCAGGATAAAGGTCTTGCCACTTTTAAATCGTTCGATGAAATTGATAATGCCCCTGAAGAAAAAGCCAGAGGTATAACGATCAACACGGCTCACATAGAATACGAAACTGTTAACCGTCATTACGCTCACGTTGACTGTCCGGGCCACGCCGACTATGTTAAGAACATGGTTACCGGTGCTGCCCAGATGGATGGCGCTATCCTTGTGGTGGCTGCTACTGATGGTCCAATGCCCCAGACGCGTGAGCATATTCTTCTCGCACGCCAGGTAGGTGTTCCCAAGATCGTTGTATTCATGAGCAAGGTGGATATGGTTGATGACGAAGAACTTATCGACCTGGTAGATATGGAAATCCGTGAACTTCTCACCTTCTACGGGTTTGATGGCGATAATACGCCTGTGATCCGCGGATCAGCCCTGGGTGCTTTGAATAAAGAGCCTAAATGGATTGAAAAGATCTGGGAACTGATGGAAGCATGTGACACATGGATCCCGCTGCCAAAGCGTGATATTGACAAGCCTTTCCTGATGCCTGTTGAAGACGTGTTCTCCATCACGGGCCGCGGCACCGTCGCTACCGGAAGGATTGAACAAGGTGTTATTAAAGTCGGTGAAGCAGTAGAAATTATCGGTCTCGGCGCTGAAAAACTAAAATCAGTCGTTACCGGTGTCGAAATGTTCCGCAAAATCCTTGACCGCGGTGAAGCCGGTGACAATGCCGGTCTGCTGCTCAGAGGTATTGACAAGGATTCAGTTCGTCGTGGCCAGGTTATTGCTGCCCCGGGTTCCATTACTCCTCATACCCACTTTAAAGCTCAGGTGTATATCCTGAAAAAAGAAGAAGGTGGACGTCATACGCCGTTCCACGATAAATATCGTCCTCAGTTCTACTTCAGGACTACAGACGTTACAGGTGAGATCCAACTGCCGGAGGGTGTTGAAATGATCATGCCAGGCGATAACCTTGCCATCACCGTGAAACTGATTCACGAAGTGGCTATGGATAAAGGTTTACGCTTTGCCATCCGTGAAGGTGGAAGGACAGTTGGCGCAGGACAGGTAATTGAAATAATTGCATAA
- the secE gene encoding preprotein translocase subunit SecE yields MANKIQAYLKESYDELKHKTSWPTWSELQSSAIVVSVASLIIALVVYLMDISLRTLLTQFYKLF; encoded by the coding sequence ATGGCAAATAAAATCCAGGCGTACCTTAAAGAAAGTTACGACGAACTTAAACACAAAACCTCCTGGCCTACATGGAGTGAGCTGCAAAGTAGTGCTATTGTGGTATCTGTTGCTTCCCTGATAATCGCTTTAGTCGTTTATTTGATGGATATCTCATTGAGAACATTATTGACCCAGTTTTATAAACTGTTTTAA
- the nusG gene encoding transcription termination/antitermination protein NusG, protein MGEQVKKWYVVRAVSGKEKKVKEYIESEINRLGLQDFLSQVLIPTEKVYQVRKGKKISKERNYFPGYVLIEAALVGELTHIIRNIPNVLGFLGTGNEPSPMRASEVKRILGKVDELAEQSEGINVPFIVGETVKVVDGPFNSFSGVIEEINEEKKKLKVMVKIFGRKTPLELTFMQVEKE, encoded by the coding sequence ATGGGCGAACAGGTCAAAAAGTGGTATGTAGTACGGGCAGTAAGCGGTAAGGAAAAAAAGGTGAAAGAGTATATCGAGAGCGAGATCAACCGCCTTGGATTACAGGATTTCCTTTCGCAGGTGCTCATCCCTACTGAAAAAGTTTACCAGGTAAGGAAAGGAAAGAAAATCAGCAAAGAAAGGAATTATTTTCCCGGATATGTGCTGATCGAAGCTGCCCTGGTGGGCGAATTAACGCACATCATCCGGAATATCCCTAATGTTCTGGGATTTCTGGGGACAGGCAATGAGCCGAGCCCAATGCGCGCCAGCGAAGTCAAACGTATCCTCGGAAAAGTGGATGAGTTGGCCGAGCAGAGCGAAGGCATCAATGTTCCTTTCATCGTGGGTGAAACCGTTAAGGTGGTCGATGGCCCTTTCAACAGTTTTTCCGGTGTGATCGAAGAGATCAACGAGGAAAAAAAGAAACTGAAGGTAATGGTCAAGATCTTCGGACGGAAAACCCCGCTGGAACTGACTTTCATGCAGGTGGAAAAAGAATGA
- the rplK gene encoding 50S ribosomal protein L11 — protein MAKEVAGMIKLQIKGAAANPSPPVGPALGSKGVNIMEFCKQFNARTQDQPGKLLPVIITVYRDKSFDFVIKHPPVAVQLMEMAKVTKGSAESNRTKIGSVTWDQVKIIAEDKMVDLNCFTIESAMTMVAGTARSMGLTIKGDSPVSEQ, from the coding sequence ATGGCAAAAGAAGTTGCTGGAATGATCAAACTGCAAATCAAAGGGGCAGCTGCTAACCCTTCTCCCCCGGTTGGTCCTGCACTTGGTTCAAAAGGCGTGAACATCATGGAGTTTTGTAAACAGTTCAACGCCCGTACCCAGGATCAGCCCGGGAAATTACTCCCGGTGATTATCACGGTGTACAGGGATAAGAGCTTTGATTTCGTGATCAAACACCCCCCTGTTGCAGTGCAGTTGATGGAAATGGCCAAAGTCACCAAAGGATCAGCCGAATCAAACCGCACAAAGATTGGATCGGTAACCTGGGACCAGGTCAAGATAATTGCCGAAGATAAAATGGTGGACTTGAATTGTTTTACGATCGAATCAGCTATGACGATGGTTGCTGGCACTGCCAGAAGCATGGGCCTCACCATTAAAGGCGATTCACCGGTCTCTGAGCAATAA
- the rplA gene encoding 50S ribosomal protein L1: MAKLTKKQKESLTKFDKAKSYGLNEAVEVVKGITYTSFDASVDLDVRLGVDPRKANQMVRGIVTLPHGTGKTVRVLALVTPDKEEEAIAAGADFVGLEDYIDKIKQGWTDIDVVITMPQVMPKIGPLGKILGPRGLMPNPKTGTVTIDVAKAIKEVKAGKIDFKVDKYGIIHASIGKVSFENEQLVDNARELLQTILKLKPTAAKGTYMKSVYMSSTMSPGIQIEPKSLTTV; this comes from the coding sequence ATGGCTAAACTAACCAAAAAACAAAAGGAATCCCTGACGAAGTTTGATAAGGCGAAATCCTACGGGCTAAATGAAGCAGTAGAGGTTGTGAAAGGGATTACTTATACAAGCTTTGATGCTTCCGTTGACCTCGATGTCCGGTTGGGCGTTGATCCTCGAAAGGCTAACCAGATGGTTCGCGGTATCGTTACCCTGCCCCATGGCACCGGTAAAACGGTTCGCGTTCTGGCTCTCGTTACGCCCGACAAGGAAGAGGAAGCCATAGCAGCTGGTGCTGATTTTGTCGGACTTGAGGATTACATTGATAAAATCAAGCAAGGTTGGACCGACATTGATGTCGTGATAACAATGCCTCAGGTAATGCCTAAAATAGGCCCCCTTGGAAAGATCCTCGGCCCCCGCGGTCTCATGCCTAATCCTAAAACAGGTACGGTAACAATCGACGTGGCCAAGGCAATCAAGGAAGTGAAAGCAGGTAAAATCGACTTTAAAGTCGATAAATATGGCATCATCCATGCCTCTATCGGAAAAGTGTCCTTCGAAAATGAACAACTCGTGGATAACGCGAGAGAATTACTGCAGACGATTCTTAAACTGAAACCGACTGCAGCCAAAGGAACCTATATGAAGAGCGTGTATATGTCAAGTACGATGAGCCCGGGAATTCAAATCGAGCCCAAATCCTTAACAACAGTGTAA
- the rplJ gene encoding 50S ribosomal protein L10, with product MTREEKDQMIDSLAETLKSSNTVYLTDISKLNSSNSTRLRSLCFKRNVTLQVVKNTLLKKAMEKSEKNFEGLFGILHGPTSLMISDSGNVPAKLIKEFRKTSDKPILKGAYVQEMVFVGDDQLDLLMALKSKNELIADVLALLQSPVKNVISGLQSGGHKLSGILKTLSEKEA from the coding sequence ATGACAAGAGAAGAAAAAGATCAAATGATCGACTCATTGGCGGAAACACTGAAGAGTAGTAATACAGTCTATCTCACAGATATTTCAAAACTGAATTCAAGCAACTCCACCAGGTTGCGCTCGCTTTGCTTTAAAAGAAATGTGACGCTACAGGTGGTGAAGAATACTTTGCTTAAGAAAGCTATGGAAAAGTCTGAAAAAAACTTTGAAGGTCTTTTCGGAATTTTACATGGTCCTACATCCTTGATGATATCTGATTCGGGCAATGTCCCGGCAAAACTAATCAAAGAGTTCAGAAAGACCTCTGACAAACCCATTCTGAAAGGTGCTTATGTGCAAGAGATGGTGTTTGTTGGTGATGATCAGCTGGATTTATTGATGGCGCTCAAATCGAAAAATGAACTGATCGCCGATGTCTTGGCATTACTTCAGTCACCCGTTAAAAATGTTATTTCCGGCCTGCAATCAGGCGGCCATAAGCTTTCAGGTATCCTGAAAACTTTATCGGAAAAGGAAGCATAA
- the rplL gene encoding 50S ribosomal protein L7/L12 — translation MADLKAFAEKLVNLTVKEVNDLAQILKEEYGIEPAAAAAVIAAPGAATGGEAVVAEEKTTFDVILKHAGQAKLGVVKLVKELTSLGLKESKELVDAAPKAIKEGVSRDEAEALKKQLEEAGAEVEVK, via the coding sequence ATGGCAGATTTAAAAGCTTTCGCAGAAAAGTTGGTAAACTTAACCGTAAAAGAAGTCAACGATTTAGCACAGATCCTCAAAGAAGAATATGGAATTGAACCGGCCGCAGCAGCCGCAGTGATTGCAGCACCGGGAGCAGCAACGGGCGGCGAAGCCGTTGTCGCTGAAGAAAAGACCACCTTCGATGTGATCCTGAAACATGCAGGACAAGCCAAGCTTGGCGTTGTTAAACTCGTGAAGGAATTGACCAGCCTTGGTCTCAAGGAATCCAAAGAACTTGTTGATGCAGCTCCCAAGGCCATCAAAGAAGGAGTCTCCAGGGATGAGGCTGAAGCACTGAAGAAACAGCTTGAAGAAGCTGGCGCAGAAGTTGAAGTTAAGTAG
- the rpoB gene encoding DNA-directed RNA polymerase subunit beta has translation MASKKAVRFNFGSSKVKANYPDFLEIQLQSFKDFIQLETNPEDRVNEGLYKVFSENFPITDARNNFVLEFLDYFVDPPRYTIEECMERGLTYSVPLKAKLKLYCTDPEHEDFETIIQDVYLGMIPYMTPKGTFVINGAERVVVSQLHRSPGVFFGTSTHANGTQLFSARIIPFKGSWIEFTTDINNVMYAYIDRKKKLPVTTLLRAIGYETDKDILEIFHLAEEVKVNKTNVKKVIGRKLAARVVRAWVEDFVDEDTGEVVSIERTEVLIEREIVIEKEHAELILESGVDTFLLHKEDVNTLEYAIIFNTLQKDTANSEKEAVEYIYRQLRNAEPPDEETARGIIDKLFFSEKRYDLGDVGRYRINTKLGLDVDHAIKVLTKEDIISIIKYLVELSNSKTEVDDIDHLSNRRVRTVGEQLSAQFGVGLARMARTIRERMNVRDNEVFTPMDLINAKTLSSVINSFFGTNQLSQFMDQTNPLSELTHKRRISALGPGGLSRERAGFEVRDVHYTHYGRLCTIETPEGPNIGLISSLCVFAKVNNLGFIETPYKRVENGQVMLNEPPIFLSAEEEEKKIIAQASAPLQDDGTFLKEKVKVRYQADYPIIARHEVDLMDTAPNQIASIAASLIPFLEHDDANRALMGSNMMRQAVPLLEPEVPLVGTGIEADVVRDSRVLINAEGDGYVEYVDAKEIVIRYTRDEMEKLVSFEDDIKRYELIKFLRTNQNTCVNLRPIVRKGDKVLKGQVLCEGYATKNGELALGRNLMVAFMPWKGYNFEDAVVINEKVVKEDIFTSIHIEEFTLEVRDTKRGIEELTNDIPNVSAEATKDLDENGLIRIGAEVKEGDILIGKITPKGESDPTPEEKLLRAIFGDKAGDVKNASLKAPPAMKGVVIENKLFSRVIKDRKSRAKEKDVLKELDDQMHKETNDLKSKLVDKLMILVSGKTSQGVYNNFKEEVVPKKAKFTQKMLMVLDYGSINPNRWTSDKEKNDLIKVLINNYNIKHKELQGRFNRMKFQSTVGDDLPNGIVQMAKVYVARKRKLQVGDKMSGRHGNKGIVAKIVRQEDMPFLEDGTPVDIVLNPLGVPSRMNLGQIYETVLGWAGHKLGMTYSTPIFDGASYTQINDLMEKAGLPKDGKVFLYDGETGERFHQPTTVGFIYMLKLHHMVEDKIHARSIGPYSLITQQPLGGKAQFGGQRFGEMEVWALEAFGASNILQEILTVKSDDVQGRAKAYETIVKGENMPKASIPESFNVLVHELRGLGLEVRFE, from the coding sequence TTGGCATCGAAAAAAGCTGTAAGATTCAATTTCGGATCTTCAAAAGTCAAAGCTAATTACCCTGATTTTCTCGAAATCCAGCTTCAATCCTTCAAGGATTTCATCCAGCTCGAAACGAATCCGGAAGACCGTGTAAATGAAGGACTCTACAAGGTTTTCAGCGAAAATTTCCCGATTACGGACGCCAGGAATAATTTCGTCCTTGAATTCCTCGATTATTTTGTGGACCCGCCACGTTATACTATTGAGGAATGCATGGAACGCGGGCTTACCTATTCCGTGCCGCTGAAAGCCAAACTTAAACTATATTGTACGGATCCTGAACATGAAGATTTTGAGACGATTATCCAGGATGTTTACCTTGGCATGATCCCCTACATGACTCCCAAAGGCACTTTTGTCATAAACGGGGCCGAACGTGTAGTGGTTTCCCAATTGCACCGGTCGCCGGGAGTTTTCTTCGGCACCAGCACTCATGCCAATGGAACCCAACTCTTCTCAGCCAGGATCATTCCTTTTAAAGGATCATGGATCGAGTTCACGACCGATATCAATAATGTCATGTACGCTTACATCGACAGGAAGAAAAAATTACCTGTCACGACATTACTTCGGGCTATCGGTTATGAGACCGATAAGGATATCCTGGAAATTTTCCACCTGGCCGAAGAGGTGAAAGTGAACAAGACTAACGTAAAGAAGGTCATCGGCCGGAAACTGGCTGCCCGCGTTGTCAGGGCATGGGTTGAAGATTTTGTGGATGAGGATACCGGTGAAGTCGTTTCCATCGAACGTACGGAAGTGTTGATAGAACGGGAAATCGTGATTGAGAAAGAGCATGCCGAATTGATCCTCGAATCAGGTGTTGATACTTTCCTTCTTCACAAGGAAGATGTGAATACGCTGGAATACGCGATCATCTTCAACACACTCCAGAAAGATACCGCTAATTCGGAAAAAGAAGCTGTGGAGTATATTTACCGCCAGCTTAGAAATGCTGAACCGCCTGATGAAGAAACGGCAAGGGGTATCATAGATAAATTGTTTTTCTCCGAAAAAAGATATGACCTGGGTGATGTCGGACGTTACAGGATCAACACTAAGCTTGGACTTGATGTTGATCATGCTATCAAAGTCCTTACAAAAGAAGATATTATTTCGATCATTAAGTACCTGGTCGAACTTTCCAATTCCAAAACTGAGGTTGATGATATCGACCACCTTAGCAACCGTAGGGTGAGGACCGTTGGCGAGCAGCTTTCAGCCCAGTTTGGTGTGGGCCTTGCCCGTATGGCCAGAACTATCCGGGAAAGGATGAACGTCAGGGATAATGAAGTGTTCACTCCCATGGACCTCATCAATGCCAAGACTTTATCATCAGTCATTAACTCATTCTTCGGAACTAACCAGCTGTCGCAGTTCATGGATCAGACAAATCCATTATCTGAGCTGACCCACAAACGCAGGATATCTGCCCTTGGCCCGGGTGGTCTTTCAAGAGAAAGAGCCGGTTTCGAGGTCAGGGACGTTCATTATACACATTACGGCCGTCTTTGCACGATCGAAACCCCGGAAGGGCCGAATATCGGGCTTATCTCATCGCTCTGCGTTTTTGCTAAAGTCAACAACCTGGGATTTATCGAAACCCCCTATAAAAGGGTTGAAAATGGCCAGGTTATGCTGAATGAGCCTCCGATCTTCCTGAGCGCTGAAGAAGAAGAAAAGAAGATCATCGCACAGGCCAGTGCACCATTGCAAGATGATGGCACATTCCTGAAGGAAAAGGTCAAAGTCCGTTATCAGGCCGATTACCCGATCATTGCACGGCATGAGGTCGACCTTATGGATACCGCCCCAAACCAAATCGCTTCGATCGCTGCATCACTCATTCCCTTCCTCGAACATGACGATGCCAACAGGGCATTGATGGGATCAAACATGATGCGCCAGGCCGTCCCGTTGCTGGAACCTGAAGTACCGCTGGTCGGCACGGGCATTGAAGCCGATGTGGTCCGCGATTCCCGCGTTCTGATCAACGCTGAAGGCGATGGTTATGTAGAATATGTCGATGCCAAGGAAATTGTTATCCGGTATACCCGCGATGAAATGGAAAAGCTCGTTAGTTTTGAAGACGATATCAAACGTTATGAGCTGATAAAGTTCCTGCGTACCAATCAGAATACCTGCGTTAACCTGCGGCCGATCGTCCGCAAAGGCGATAAGGTATTAAAAGGACAAGTGCTTTGTGAAGGTTATGCTACCAAGAATGGCGAACTGGCTCTCGGCCGGAACCTGATGGTGGCATTCATGCCCTGGAAAGGCTATAACTTTGAAGATGCCGTTGTTATAAACGAGAAGGTAGTCAAGGAAGATATCTTTACTTCGATCCATATCGAGGAATTCACACTTGAAGTCCGTGATACTAAAAGAGGTATAGAAGAGCTTACCAACGATATTCCCAACGTAAGTGCTGAAGCCACTAAGGATCTCGATGAAAATGGCCTTATCCGCATCGGTGCTGAAGTTAAGGAAGGTGATATCCTGATCGGGAAGATCACTCCAAAAGGAGAAAGTGACCCGACCCCTGAAGAGAAGTTGCTACGTGCCATCTTCGGTGATAAAGCCGGCGATGTAAAAAATGCCTCTTTGAAAGCGCCTCCGGCAATGAAAGGCGTGGTCATCGAAAATAAATTGTTTTCAAGGGTAATTAAAGACCGCAAGTCAAGGGCCAAGGAAAAAGATGTCCTGAAAGAACTTGATGACCAGATGCACAAAGAAACCAACGACTTGAAATCAAAGCTTGTTGATAAGCTGATGATCCTGGTCAGTGGTAAAACTTCCCAGGGTGTTTATAACAACTTCAAGGAAGAAGTGGTCCCCAAAAAGGCCAAATTTACCCAAAAAATGCTGATGGTGCTGGATTATGGCAGCATCAACCCGAATCGCTGGACCTCAGATAAAGAAAAGAATGATCTGATCAAGGTTTTGATCAACAACTACAATATTAAGCATAAAGAATTGCAAGGCAGGTTTAACAGGATGAAATTCCAGTCGACTGTCGGCGATGACCTTCCTAACGGGATTGTGCAAATGGCTAAAGTTTACGTTGCCCGCAAGCGGAAACTGCAGGTTGGCGACAAGATGTCGGGTCGGCACGGAAACAAGGGTATTGTAGCAAAGATTGTCCGGCAGGAAGACATGCCGTTCCTTGAAGATGGCACACCGGTCGATATCGTCCTTAACCCACTCGGTGTTCCCAGCCGTATGAACCTGGGACAAATCTATGAAACCGTTCTCGGCTGGGCCGGTCACAAGCTTGGTATGACCTATAGCACCCCGATTTTTGATGGTGCAAGCTATACGCAGATCAATGATTTGATGGAGAAAGCAGGTTTGCCTAAAGATGGAAAAGTATTTCTATATGACGGCGAAACAGGCGAAAGGTTCCATCAGCCAACTACTGTCGGGTTTATCTATATGCTGAAACTGCACCACATGGTGGAAGATAAAATCCACGCCCGTTCCATCGGACCTTACTCCCTGATTACGCAGCAACCGCTTGGTGGTAAAGCACAGTTTGGGGGACAGCGTTTCGGTGAAATGGAAGTCTGGGCACTTGAAGCATTTGGTGCTTCCAACATCCTTCAGGAAATACTTACCGTCAAATCGGACGATGTACAGGGAAGGGCAAAAGCTTATGAAACGATTGTTAAGGGCGAAAATATGCCTAAAGCGAGCATCCCTGAATCCTTCAACGTTTTGGTACACGAACTCAGAGGTCTTGGCCTCGAAGTGAGATTCGAATAA